The DNA region ACGATACCTTAAGTGGTGGCTTGGGTGACGATACATTGCTAGGTGGCCAAGGTGTTGATAACTTACTAGGCGGCGAAGGCGATGACTCTCTACTCGGTGGTGCGGGCGACGATCATCTAACAGGTGGCACGGGTGATGATACCTTGGATGGTGGTACCGGAGACGACATCCTGCTAGGTGGCGACGGTGACGATACCTTATACGGCGGTGCAGGTAATGACGAGCTGGAAGGTGGCCGTGGTAATGATGTTTTATACGGTGGTGCTGGTGATGACTCTCTCTTGGGTGGTGACGGCAGTGATACGCTTTATGGTGGTCAGGGTGACGACACGCTGAGTGGTGGCAGAAATAGTGATACCTTTGTTTGGAATAGTACGGATAAAGGCAGCACAGCTAGCCCAGCGAGCGACATAATCACTGACTTTACTACCGGTGTTGGCGGTGATGTACTTGATTTATCTGATCTCTTGCAAGGGGAGGAGAACGGTACCCTTACGGATTACCTCTCGTTCCAAAGTGATGGTAGTGGCAATACTATCTTGAGTATTGATTCTGCAGGTGACTCACCATTTAGTGCTGATCAAACGATCACCTTAAGTGGTGTGGATTTAACAGGAGCAGGCACATTGAGTGATCAAGATATTATTAATAACTTACTCTCAAACGGTAATATCATTATCGACTGAAGTGTTATATGAGTTATCTGGTGCCCTGCATAATAGGGCGCCAGGTGGTCATAGTGACAGTTCGGGCAGTGTAAATGCGCTTAATGATGATAAATGGTGTGGAGTGATAAGGTGAAAATGCGGCTTAGCAGCTGTCTATATTATGCTTTATAACAGCGAGTTTTGTAATTCATTAATTTCTTGTTTTGCTTCTGCTAAAAAAGCCAAGCCTTGTTCTGGCCCCAACTCTTTTAGCCCCAATTTATTAAATGCGGGTAATTGGGTGAGCCGAGGTAATTTACCGTGACGACGTTCTGCCAAGAAGGTGTGGTATCTAGCAACTAAAATCAAGTCAGCCAAGTCGGGTTTAGCGTGGGTGTCCCGCATCCAGTTTTCTCGGTTTAAACCGACCAGAATAAGCTCTTCATCAAAGTGCCATGTGTGCAATATTAATCCGCTGACCTTGCCTGTGTAGTGTTTGATCAGTTCGGGTACTGCTGTGGGGTCATCTTTGATTTGCGGAAACGATTTTATATTGGCGAGTAAGGGTAGCGCGCCAATATCTTGGAGTAAGCCCGCAAGTAAGGCTCTGTCAGGATCAAAGCTGCAGTGCCTTGCCATTACGTGGGCAAGGGCGGCGGTATGAACACTGCGTCGCCAAATTTCTCGAAGATACTGCTTAATGGTGGGGTCATGGATAAGAAATAGCGTCTTAAGTGCATAGCTAGCGGTAAGATCGCGAGCGGCATTAAGACCGAGTCGACGTATTGCCGCAGCTAGGTCGCGTACGGGGTTGCCGCGACTATAGTGCACGCTATGGCTTATTTTTAATAAGTAAGCGCTCAGTCCGGGGTCTTGTTGGATGAGTTTGACGAGAGTGTCAATTTCTAAGTCGGTTTTAGTAATAGCAATGCGAATATCAATCGCTATGTCCGGTAGGCTCGGTAGCTCTAAGGTTCCGGCCCGCAACGAATCCGTCACCCGCTTTAAGAGCTGGGCTTTGGGCGTTGTGGTGGGAATACCGGCAGAAGGCATTGCAGGGTCTTTAGAATGAGTGGCTTAATACTGTCGCGTTTACACCATTAATTCTCAATAGGGAATTGCCGTAGGGTGGGAAGAAAGGAGGCCGGTTGAAGTACCGGCCTTAGGCAGTATTTACTTACTTTGAGCGTCTTGGTGCGACAAAAACTCATCGTAATTACCTTGGAAGTCAATCAGTTGCTCATCTTTGATTTCGACAATCCGCGTTGCTAATGACGAGACAAATTCGCGGTCGTGACTGGCAAAAATAAGCGTTCCTTCGTAATGTTCTAGGGCGAGGTTGAGCGCCTCGATGGCTTCCATATCTAAGTGGTTGGTGGGCTCATCCATGATTAAGACATTGGTGTCTTGCATCATCAATTTACCAAAAAGTAAGCGGTTCTTTTCGCCACCAGAGCAGACTTTAGCGCGCTTTTTAAAGTCGTCGGAAGAAAAAAGAAGGCGCCCCAAGGTGGCGCGAACAATTTGGTCGTCGTGCTCAGGTTTGCGCCATTGGCTCATCCAATCGAACAAGTTGAGGTCGTTGTCAAAGTCGTTGCTACTGTCCTGGGGGCAGTATCCAAGCGTGGCATTCTCAGCCCACTTAACCACACCCTCTTTGGCACTTAATTCATTGACCAAACAACGCAGGAAGGTAGTTTTCCCCGCGCCATTTTCGCCTAACACGGCTAAACGTGTACCGGCGTCTAAAATCATATTGCCTTTTTTGAACAAAACTTCATCAAAACCATGGCCAATATTTTCTAGAGTCAGCGCTTGGCGGTGAAGCTTTTTGTCCTGCTTAAAACGAATATACGGTGATTGGCGACTAGAGGCTTTAATTTCGTCTAGTTGGATTTTGTCTATTTGTTTTGCGCGAGAGGTAGCCTGCTTAGCTTTGGAGGCATTGGCAGAGAAGCGGCTAACAAAGGCCTGCAAATCAGCAATTTGCGCAGATTTTTTGGCATTTTGAGATTGTAAGCGTTCGCGAGCGGCTGTCGCTGCCGTCATGAAATCATCGTAATTACCGGGGTAGACACGCAACTCACCGTAATCAATGTCAGCCATGTGGGTGCAGACTTCGTTTAAAAAATGGCGATCGTGGGAGATGATAACCATGGTGCTTTTACGCTCATTTAGCACACCTTCAAGCCAGCGGATGGTATTGATATCCAAGTTGTTGGTTGGCTCGTCAAGTAGAAGAACATCCGGATCAGAGAACAAAGCTTGAGCCAGCAGTACACGTAGTTTCCAGCCTGGGGCAACTTCACTCATGGGACCAAAATGAAGGTCTAGTTCAATGCCTGCGCCTAGTAATATTTCGCCGGCACGACTTTCAGCACTGTAACCATCCATTTCCATGAATTGAGTTTCAAGGTCTGCGACTTTCATGCCGTCTTCTTCAGACATTTCCGGTAGAGAGTAAATGCGGTCGCGCTCTTGCTTCACTTCCCATAGCTCGGTGTGCCCCATGATTACCGTGTCAATAACCGAATATTGCTCAAAAGCAAATTGGTCTTGGTGCAGCTTGCCTATGCGTTCGTTCGGGTCTAGTGAGACGTTACCGGACGTCGGTTTTAGACTGCCATCCAATATCTTCATAAAGGTGGACTTACCGCAGCCATTGGCGCCGATCAGGCCATAGCGATTACCACCGCCAAATTTAACGGAGATGTTTTCAAAAAGCGGCTTGGCACCAAACTGCATGGTGATATTTGCGGCGGAAATCAATGTCGTATACCCAGTGAGTGATGAAATGAAAATAGCGAAAAGAGGACTACTTGCGGGGCGCAAATTGTACGTCTTTTGGGCTCTCAGGTCGAGGTGTACGGGTCTTGCGAGTCATATTTATTAAATAAGGGGCGTAAGCGGTAGTCGATTATTGTACGTAAGCGCGAATGGCCATTTATCGAGCTTGAATGACGTTAAGCAGCTTGTCGTTTATTAACAGTGAAGTCGTCGCACTCCGCTATGTTCAATTTTTCTGATTAAGGTAGTTTAATGAAAGGAAATAAAACCATAATAAACGAGGTGAATATGACGACTGTAACGCGAGAGTCGGTGCCATTCTGGGCACGATTTTTTTTAAAATTTGCGGATGTAACTATTTTTAATGCCCCTGGCCGGCCATTTATGAAAGTGGCTTGGGCGGTAGATCTACATAAAATATTTACGCTATTTATCATCTACGGAATGATGAGTTACTACAGTAATTTCAGTGTAGGTGCGTGGGTGTTTTTAGGTTTACATGGGATTTATGGCTACTGTTGGTTGATTAAAGACTTTGGCTTTAGAGATCATCAATTAGAAAATAAGCTTAGCTTTTTAGGGTTTATAAATTTATACGTGTTATTGGTCGCATGGTATTGGTTGATGCCCTGGTTGTTTATTTCACGCGCAATTGAGCCGAGCGGTCTAATCGTGTTTATTGCTATTGCTATCCACACCCTAGGTGTTGTGACAATGGTGGCAGGAGATGGGCAGCGCCATTGGATTTTAAAATACCGGACAAAACCCGGTCTGATTACAGAAGGTATGTATAGGTATACGCGTAACCCTAATTACCTTGGTGAATTAATGCTTTATGCGGCATATGCGCTATTGGCAAATCATTGGATTGCGTGGGTAATTTACGGGTATATGGCGGTCTATTTTCTTGCTCGAATGAAAGGCAAGGATAATGCTATTTCACGTCATCCTGGCTGGAAAGAGTACAAAGCACAATCTGGGATGTTGATTCCTTGGGCATTACTTAATGGCAGAGCAGTGTTCGATCGCATGAGTAAAAATGATAAAAAGATAGCGGAGTATCAGCATGAAAAATAAGCGGATGTGGCGAGGGTTTTTTCAGTTTTCCGCCATTTTTAATTTTTCAGCTGCATTTGCAATGCTGATAATCCCTGGTGTGTTTTTTGATCTCTTGATGATGGGGGATACCCTGACCAAAGAGGTCATGCCTTGGTTGCATCAATTTGCTGGTCTAGTCTTGGTGTTTGGGTTTGGTTATTGGCTAGTCTCTACCAACCCAATGATGCATAAAGATATTGTCTGGATGGGATGCGTGGGGAAAACCGTTGTGTTTTCTCTGGCATGGATAGATATCGCGCTGTTTGATGCACCTATTGGCTTCGGAATATTGGTGGTTGCTGATTTAATATTTGCAATGTTCTTTGCAGTAGTTTGGCGATCCAAGGAAGCTTAGAAATCTAAGAAAATGCTATATTTGATGTGATTGTAAGAAAAGATATGCGAGTTAGTTGGGTTATTAAAACCTAGCTAACTCGCTAATACTAATTAACGATACTTACACTTTATTGCCAAGGATTGTTCATGTATCCGAGCTGATGGAACTTCTCTATCAGTTCACGATGTCCAAATGCCCCCGCTGCTGATTGAAAGCCCACCGCTTTCAGTTCACCATTTAATAATCGTTCAGTTGCTTCAGTACATATTTCACCGGTAAACGTATATGGCGCATTAAGCGAAAGTGGGAATACCGTAGTGACCTGTCTTCCTTGGCCTATGCATGTGATTACGGTGCGGTGTATGTCTGGGCTGTCTTTTGGTGGTTCTTCTGGCGTCATTTCGTCACCGAATTGATTGGTTAATACTTCCTTTTCAGCTTGGTTCATGCCGACGGATTCTTTATTGAAACGATGTATTAATGAAACCACGCTCTCAATAATTTCGTCGCCAAAAGCAGTGAGTACTTTACAGTTTAATACGCGATCGTCGTGCTCGTACCATACGGGCTCGCAGCCACCGCTCCACGGTAAGGCAAGTGCTGGTTGAGACATGTGTGGCACATTAATCGTAAAGTGCCGATCACCCTGCCATTCAATCATTTCATTATTTTTTAATAAATACTGTGGATTGTTAACCATGCGTAAAAATGATTTGGTAGAAGCTTGAGATGGGAGTGCATCGTTAATCTGATAAGTAAGGTCTAGGCTGTCAACGCCCTCAGTTTCAAGTGCAACCTCAGCGGCTAATGCGCCAGCGCACCACATGTAACTATTAGCAGGACTTAGGAGAAGGTTCTTTTCTGCAAAAGCTTTGCCGTATTGATCGCGAACCGCGATAACAAAATCTTGTTCACCGGTGGTGTCAAGGTAGTGGCAGTTGGTTTCCAAACAGGTTTCAACAACGGGCCAAGCAAGCTGCATAAAGGGGCCAGCGACATTGATAACAACTTCGACCTTTTCAAATAAAGGCAGGAGTTCTTCGCGAGTATTAGCTGCCTGCACTATGGTCGCAGGAGCTTTGTGTCCTAGTCGCTCTTCTACAATCGCGAGCGAGGCGTCTAGTTTATCTTTATTTCGGCCAACGAAATAAAATGGCATATTACGTTGAGCAAGGCATTCTGCTACTAGTTTGCCGGTATAGCCGCTGGCGCCGTAAATTAATACGCGTGGTGAATCTGACATAAATACGCTCCATTATTTTAATTTTTTGGAAATATGATTGTGCCCCATCAAACAATTTGACAAGGGTGATTTAAAGTATCTAAAGTGACTGTTCCAAAGAATGCGAAAAACGGACAGGGGCTTGCGAAATGCGGACGCTGATGATAATTTAAAAAGAAAAGAGCGCACCATGAAGCCAAAATATCATTCGGCAAAA from Zhongshania aliphaticivorans includes:
- a CDS encoding HDOD domain-containing protein, whose translation is MPSAGIPTTTPKAQLLKRVTDSLRAGTLELPSLPDIAIDIRIAITKTDLEIDTLVKLIQQDPGLSAYLLKISHSVHYSRGNPVRDLAAAIRRLGLNAARDLTASYALKTLFLIHDPTIKQYLREIWRRSVHTAALAHVMARHCSFDPDRALLAGLLQDIGALPLLANIKSFPQIKDDPTAVPELIKHYTGKVSGLILHTWHFDEELILVGLNRENWMRDTHAKPDLADLILVARYHTFLAERRHGKLPRLTQLPAFNKLGLKELGPEQGLAFLAEAKQEINELQNSLL
- a CDS encoding saccharopine dehydrogenase family protein, which codes for MSDSPRVLIYGASGYTGKLVAECLAQRNMPFYFVGRNKDKLDASLAIVEERLGHKAPATIVQAANTREELLPLFEKVEVVINVAGPFMQLAWPVVETCLETNCHYLDTTGEQDFVIAVRDQYGKAFAEKNLLLSPANSYMWCAGALAAEVALETEGVDSLDLTYQINDALPSQASTKSFLRMVNNPQYLLKNNEMIEWQGDRHFTINVPHMSQPALALPWSGGCEPVWYEHDDRVLNCKVLTAFGDEIIESVVSLIHRFNKESVGMNQAEKEVLTNQFGDEMTPEEPPKDSPDIHRTVITCIGQGRQVTTVFPLSLNAPYTFTGEICTEATERLLNGELKAVGFQSAAGAFGHRELIEKFHQLGYMNNPWQ
- a CDS encoding methyltransferase family protein translates to MTTVTRESVPFWARFFLKFADVTIFNAPGRPFMKVAWAVDLHKIFTLFIIYGMMSYYSNFSVGAWVFLGLHGIYGYCWLIKDFGFRDHQLENKLSFLGFINLYVLLVAWYWLMPWLFISRAIEPSGLIVFIAIAIHTLGVVTMVAGDGQRHWILKYRTKPGLITEGMYRYTRNPNYLGELMLYAAYALLANHWIAWVIYGYMAVYFLARMKGKDNAISRHPGWKEYKAQSGMLIPWALLNGRAVFDRMSKNDKKIAEYQHEK
- a CDS encoding ABC-F family ATPase; this translates as MISAANITMQFGAKPLFENISVKFGGGNRYGLIGANGCGKSTFMKILDGSLKPTSGNVSLDPNERIGKLHQDQFAFEQYSVIDTVIMGHTELWEVKQERDRIYSLPEMSEEDGMKVADLETQFMEMDGYSAESRAGEILLGAGIELDLHFGPMSEVAPGWKLRVLLAQALFSDPDVLLLDEPTNNLDINTIRWLEGVLNERKSTMVIISHDRHFLNEVCTHMADIDYGELRVYPGNYDDFMTAATAARERLQSQNAKKSAQIADLQAFVSRFSANASKAKQATSRAKQIDKIQLDEIKASSRQSPYIRFKQDKKLHRQALTLENIGHGFDEVLFKKGNMILDAGTRLAVLGENGAGKTTFLRCLVNELSAKEGVVKWAENATLGYCPQDSSNDFDNDLNLFDWMSQWRKPEHDDQIVRATLGRLLFSSDDFKKRAKVCSGGEKNRLLFGKLMMQDTNVLIMDEPTNHLDMEAIEALNLALEHYEGTLIFASHDREFVSSLATRIVEIKDEQLIDFQGNYDEFLSHQDAQSK